TGTTCGGCAGTACTGCGGGCCGGGACTGTCCCCGGGGGGCGGAGTTTCAGTACGCGAAGTTGTGTACCACGAACACCTTGCCACCCGCGGAGAAGGCGATCCCCATACCCGCCGAACGGTACCCGGGGTCGATCAGGTTGTCGTTGTGGCCGGGCGAGTTCTTCCACAGGTCAACCAGGCACACCGGCCCGCAGTGAGTACCGGCGGCAACGATGTTCTCCCCGTGGCCGCGGTTCAGCAGGGCCTGGTTGTGGTAGACGGCGTCCTGGGCGGCGAGCCGGTCGGCCCACAACTGAGCCTCGCGGTCCAGAGTCTGGTTGGGGGCCAGCGCGCCGAGCCCCCTGGACACCCGGTAGGAGTCGATCTCCCGGACGATGCCCTCGCGCAGCCCGCCTGAGACGTCCTGGTAGATCATCCCGGTCGATCCGACCGCGGCCCACACCTCGGCGGGCACCGCGGCACGGGCCTGGGAGACCAGTCCGTCCACCACGTGCTGCGGGATGAGCGGCGGCAGAGCCTGGGCGGAGGCCGTCGCGGCTCCGCCACCGATCAGAGTGGCGGAGGTGACGGCGATGGTCGCGAGTGACGCGGTGAGCCTGGAGCGCATGGAGGTGATCATGCCGTCCCGGCGAGCCTGAAGCGAACCGATTGGCGGATGAGGTATTCGCAGTGCGTGACGCCCGTGACCTGCGTATATCAGTGTTACTAATGGTGCCCGAGTGACCTCGGCACGAGGAACAGTCCCGCCCCCGGCAACACCTCGACGTTCACCGGGAGCGGCGCCACGGCGTCGCCGTCCGCGAAGGCCTCCACGTCCTGCGCCTCGATCCGGACCGCCCTGCACCGACGCGTGGTCACCCCTCGGAGCCCCACGTGCGTACCGGAGTAGATCCTGCGGAAATGCCACGCCAGACGAAGTCTGGAGATCCTGCCGACGTAGCAGACGTCGAATAACCCGTCGGACCGGTCGGCGTCGGGGGCGATCATCATGTCGCCGCCATAACTCCGGGTGATGGCGAACGCGCTGAGCAGGACCTCTGCCTCCACCGTCTCCTCCCCAGCCTCGCCGGGGTCGAAGGTCATGCGGAACCGACGGGGCCGGTATGTCGGGAACTCGATGATCGAGGCCAGGACATAGCGCAGTGGCCCGCCGAGGATCGTCATCTCGTTGACGCGCCGGTTGACCGCCGAATCGAGCCCTGCGCACAGGACGGAGGCGAAGACGTGCGGGGCGCCGCCGTCCGGGGTGGCCCGGCCCAGGTCCACCTGCTCGACGCGGCCGCCGGCGACGACGTCCGCGGCCGCCTCGGGGCTGTCCAGCGGGACGCCGTACTCGCGGGCCAGATCGTTTCCCGTGCCCGCCGGGATGATGCCGATCGGGACGCCCGTGAACGCCTGCGCCTGCACGGCCAACGAGACCATCCCGTCCCCGCCGCACACGGCGAGCGCGTCCACACCGCCGGCGATCGCCTGCCGGGCCAGGTCGAGGGACTCCTCCGCACTGGAACCCCTCAGGGAGTCGACCTCCAGCCCGTGGGACCTCAGCCTCTCCGCAGCCCTGTGGGCGACACGGTCACCACGCCCACCGCCGGCGACCGGGTTGG
This Dietzia psychralcaliphila DNA region includes the following protein-coding sequences:
- a CDS encoding CAP domain-containing protein codes for the protein MITSMRSRLTASLATIAVTSATLIGGGAATASAQALPPLIPQHVVDGLVSQARAAVPAEVWAAVGSTGMIYQDVSGGLREGIVREIDSYRVSRGLGALAPNQTLDREAQLWADRLAAQDAVYHNQALLNRGHGENIVAAGTHCGPVCLVDLWKNSPGHNDNLIDPGYRSAGMGIAFSAGGKVFVVHNFAY
- a CDS encoding diacylglycerol kinase, with protein sequence MTARLSDRRIRTVALLTNPVAGGGRGDRVAHRAAERLRSHGLEVDSLRGSSAEESLDLARQAIAGGVDALAVCGGDGMVSLAVQAQAFTGVPIGIIPAGTGNDLAREYGVPLDSPEAAADVVAGGRVEQVDLGRATPDGGAPHVFASVLCAGLDSAVNRRVNEMTILGGPLRYVLASIIEFPTYRPRRFRMTFDPGEAGEETVEAEVLLSAFAITRSYGGDMMIAPDADRSDGLFDVCYVGRISRLRLAWHFRRIYSGTHVGLRGVTTRRCRAVRIEAQDVEAFADGDAVAPLPVNVEVLPGAGLFLVPRSLGHH